In the genome of Hydra vulgaris chromosome 06, alternate assembly HydraT2T_AEP, the window tttgtaacTAATATCTTCTTAAAATAAGTAAGCTATTTTGATTTTCCTAATACTTAATGATTACTTAAACTTTATAACTTGATTACTTATACCTCATAACTTACcttgataaaaaatagttgttatTTGGCTCATAAAGCAAATTGGTTAAGACTACggttataaaacataataaattacCAATAACTTAATGAAACAAGTTGGTTAACGTAGAGTCAATGTATTTCATAGTTTATAATGTATTTCATAaagtttatgaaataaattgtttttaaaatctataataagaattaaaataaatgagataaaaattattagttacaATGTTTTAATTATAGGTCATTAAACTTAGCaagcaagaaaaaaaaggtaaccaactattattttaaaatttggaaaataaataataataaaatggttgttaaattttttatactttcaaatACAAATTCTATTTTCaatcttaaaattttcaatttttcagaTCTTAAACAGATTTTTGATTCTTTTGATCATGATTCGAgtcagacaatcaatattgAAGAGTTGgaagaagttattaaatgtctAAACATCGATATTCGTAAAGACGACATGGAGAAGTTGTTTAATGCTGTTGATAAAGATGGTATTCTTTTGCTTCCTTTTTTTTGCGTGAGTTGAAGCTCATTTTGTATCACTTGCAACATAAACTTTGCAACGCCTGGACGTTTTTaagcagtaatttaaaaaatacgataaaaatgttaaaaaaaaaaaggtcattacGTCACGTTAAATGCTAATTACTCATTGCTACgcaattttttcatatttattaaattgaattttaacttACGCGCGATTTTCTCTTAAGGGATTTCtggtaaatttgatttttttttaaatatgattatatacttaaaagttgcaactttttactaaaatagtaactataaattattttaatttactgttTAAGGAAGTGGAACTATTGAATTTGATGAGTTTGTTGATGCGTTTGCAGTTACATTTTGTCCTCCAACTGAAGCTGATCTAGTTGTTTCGTTCAGAGCTTTAGATCGTAATGGAGATGGTTTCcttaattataaagaaataaaaaaagccatGAAAAATGCCGGTCAGCCAATATCGGATCAATGCATTAAAGAAATGATCGAGTTCGCTGACAAGAATGGTGATGGACTAGTCAATTATGAGGGTAGActcttaaaacaaatttattttatttttatttattaaaaaattttatgagagcttttaaaagaaaatgtttttttctaaacagaaaatattttatttagaatttgttTCGATATTAAAATCTTGAAGCAAAGAAGTGAAAAGCGAAGCAAGGAAAATAATTAtcatacaaaaacttttaatttaaagttgagtttaaataaaattaatttaaaattgatttcaaaaatatcttttgtacgTTATCGAATTTGCATTAACAATTGAATAATTAATATAGTACAAtgattcttatatttataaacaacgcTACAACCCCCGTTCAAAGCATTATTTTAGGGCcttcataattttgaaaattttaaaattaattttaaaagtaaatgaaacacttttaaattatatatacagtgttggacaaaacatttgcaaccaacatcgaacaatgctaaaaagtgttcctaattttacatatcttaaaaacgaaacgaactatactaccacagcaaacagttcaggagtctggagtcatagcatgccatgacatgagcaatcatctgacaggtgacagcacacaggcagaatttcgttgacaagtgccattttgcagcggacaaaacaagtgcaacttttttggtttgtttcattttcttaagtctggtccgtgtcaacttcacggaagttttttaataattaaaggaagtattcAGAggtttccagaagtttccagaagcatgcagaagctttcAGAAGTATCAAGAAAAGAAGCATTTGGAAGCATGCAGTAGCACCCAGAAATATCCAGAAatattcagaagcatccagacgcatccagaagcttccagaagcatcaaaaagaagcatctagaatcttccagaacaggctcatacaggttcattttactttataagagacacgtaaaccgacatgtaattcagtcagtatatggaagtcaatcagtccgtattatcaagacagtttatcgaagtgagttttatcaaagtgttttatcgaagaacatcaatacaagaagtgaaatacaacaagtgtttcattacatcaatacagtccacatccaaccaagacgttgtgttccacagagcattactgtatcatcacaaggtaaatgtaacacggtaagccttgagaagcgtgattatttattttcattttttttatgcaaaaatgtcccgacagtcttggattgaaactaagaaaaaaaattattggcgattacgtaagtggaatgtcaaaaaaaagtatttgtgataaatatcgcgtgaaaaaatggaccatatcaagactatgttccaaatattgttctacggggaagttggcagcagataacaaaggtggaagaccgcattccaccacttctagagaggattctatgatcatcagatccgtcaagaaggatccctggatatcatcagtcgagatacaaaagcaattagagctgcctgtatcggaccgaacaatcagacgacgtgctgttgaagccggattgttttctcgacgccctgcaaagaaaccgctgatttcactaaaaaaccagaagaaaagactcctgtttgctacatctcatattgactggattgtgaagaaatggcgaactgtcctgttcagtgatgaatcgaagaagttcaacatcattgggagcgatggcatttgccgtgtacgtcgaccggccggaaaacgcctcgatttacgttactgccataaaaccgtgaagcatggtggaggcaatgtaatggtctgggggtgtttttttgctaacggtctaggtccaatacatcgaaatGATGGagtaatggaccgtttcatgtataaaaatatcctgaaagatgttatgttacctcatacTGAATGggatatgccaataaaatgggtttttcagcaagacaacgatccgaaacacactgcaaaagtagtcaaggagtggtttcaagacaaccacctatcggtgatggattggccgcttcaatctccggatctcaaccctatcgggaacctgtgggagatcgtcaaccgcagaattaatcgtgaaggtgttcgtaattaggatcaactgtttgaacaaatccaaaaggcctgggcagcgattccacaaagtttcattgatcatctgatcgaatctatgcctcgaagatgcaaggctatGATTGACAACAAAGGATTTGTCACGAAATATTGacagcgaaatacagcttggtcaacattttgtcgagttgcacttgttttgtccagaagggaatcaactttttttaatacttttgattaatttattaattttcgtgtacaaataatgaactttgtgatgaataaaacttaaagaactttgtctctaaacagttacatagttatttctctaaattgaaaaaatgcagcacttttatataaagaaactaaattagcattatttggttgcactcgttttgtccgatactgtatatatatatatatatatatatatatatatatatatatatatatatatatatatatatatatatatatatatatatatatatatatatatatatatatatatacatatatatacatatatatatatatatatatatatatatatatatatatatatatatatatatatatatatatatatatatatatatatatatatatatatatacacacacacacacatatatatatatatatatatatatatatatatatatatatatatatatatatatatatatatatatatacatatatatattcaatacaaatgtattatagtatataattaaatatataagaaaaaataaagataactttatttattcaattatacaATGCTCTTATGTCCAAAGATAATGTTgccttagcataggaacagccacaaatgtCGGGAGTTTCATTTCCAATTATAGATCGCCGTGTTATGCATTAAAGCAAATTAACTGTGGTAATCATACCATCTAGTTGTTAGTATTTGAGGCTTACAACATTCAGAGCCGTTTCGTTCTACTggttgtaatttataaagtaactttttttaaaatattttttttttaacctgtAATTTCATTACCTTTAATTTCATTGGGTGGGGaagagaaaataataaaaagttaacatttgtttaaaaaaggtttagtTTGAAAAAAGCTTACAAGAAGACAAGTAAGGAGATGtgcaaatttagtttaaaacaactttttatatgaaaaaaataagtagCTTTCTTAAACATTACATATTTTAGCAGgtgcaaaatatcaaaaaacactCAATAAGTTATGAAACATTTACGGTAAGTTATAGCACAGCATATAGACTTAACTGGTTTGGAAACTTGGTGTTTtgcgtaaaaaaaattaatctaaggTGAAAGCTATGATCACGTGACATAGATCGTGCacaacacaaaaatttacaatggtTTCAGAGAAAGAAGACGATGATTAATTGGCGGACATGTAAACGATGCACCCTAACGAAATACTAAGAGTCATGACTATTATTGTCCCAATCTATACGGtcaattaataaatgtatgttTCGTTGAGTCAATCCCTACTGGTAAGTCAAAGCTTGTACATTTAACTGCACCCATTACTTATGATCAATTTATGTAATTACCctctaattaatttaattaattaattttacgtGGTcagtaaaatatctttttcgaaaaaacgtgttttaattttaaggggGTGCACCGTTTACACGTCCGCCgattatttttgtaatagtaACCTTATAATGCTATTggaaa includes:
- the LOC136081971 gene encoding uncharacterized protein LOC136081971 isoform X2, producing the protein MVIKLSKQEKKDLKQIFDSFDHDSSQTINIEELEEVIKCLNIDIRKDDMEKLFNAVDKDGSGTIEFDEFVDAFAVTFCPPTEADLVVSFRALDRNGDGFLNYKEIKKAMKNAGQPISDQCIKEMIEFADKNGDGLVNYEEFVSILKS